A part of Neodiprion pinetum isolate iyNeoPine1 chromosome 4, iyNeoPine1.2, whole genome shotgun sequence genomic DNA contains:
- the peng gene encoding protein penguin, whose amino-acid sequence MKRREKEAVSLKPIIKKAKTAVDPTAKVNIIKSSDAKLKKVNISQKNDALEKKGKFQKPTAAKKPAKADKSQKLFDKINNKKKRLQTQVQHKSTNGSTDTTEKPDWLEFKKQKKELREKRREKRLTNAYDVTVKAKKIGEKLRRADCSKEERVELTTQLYELLKGQFSKLVFMHDMARIVQWLLKYCTSEIRKNVTDELQKSIVLMLQSKYAKNCVKTLLKHGTDEIRAMIIAACSGNIVRLASHSVSAPVLELAYSSWATDADKLYFKQEFYGDMYKLAKDSQIKTLADVYKLAGDMKSATLSAVKGNLIKILNKKLINTSLVHSVLLEFLRNCTKDDRDEMITMVRSLIAELSQTKDGAKSAMICLWHGTKKDRKLAMKALKDQVKNVATNEHGHMVLLALFDCIDDTVLVKKMILTELLNDLTEIASNEYGRCVILYLVARRDSHYFHPKVIEQLKKGDANETSKKPPEIRAKELLDAVIDKLLETVTTEVSTWLSNSSISMVTLAILKAGDGEKLKNAHETIRDYITDPESVIMENEKEQKVIESSGLHMMLKKLIQNDKILIENKKSTFGEVLIDKLNPEVMKQWIEFNRGCFLLITLIENSGETTANIVLTKLKPLQKSLKSKKTPGASILLKKLK is encoded by the coding sequence ATGAAACGCCGGGAAAAGGAAGCAGTGAGCCTTAAACCGATAATTAAAAAAGCTAAAACGGCTGTCGACCCTACTGCCAAAGTGAATATCATAAAAAGTTCAGATGCGAAGCTAAAGAAGGTGAACATCTCACAAAAAAATGACGCTTTGGAGAAAAAAGGTAAATTCCAAAAACCAACTGCTGCAAAGAAACCTGCCAAGGCAGACAAGTCACAGAAATTGTTTGACAAGAttaataataagaagaaaagaCTACAAACTCAGGTTCAACACAAATCTACAAATGGTAGCACAGACACAACTGAGAAACCAGATTGGTTAGAGTttaaaaaacagaagaaagaaCTGCGGGAAAAACGAAGGGAAAAAAGACTGACGAATGCGTATGATGTTACCGTCAAAGCTAAGAAgattggtgaaaaattacgCAGAGCAGATTGTTCTAAAGAAGAGCGTGTAGAGCTCACAACGCAGCTATACGAATTACTCAAGGGACAATTTAGTAAACTTGTCTTCATGCATGACATGGCAAGGATTGTTCAATGGCTTCTCAAGTACTGCACTTCtgagataagaaaaaatgttaCTGATGAATTACAGAAAAGTATTGTTCTAATGTTACAGTCGAAGTATGCCAAGAATTGTGTCAAAACATTGTTGAAGCATGGGACAGATGAAATTCGAGCTATGATAATTGCGGCGTGTAGTGGCAATATAGTTAGGCTAGCAAGCCATTCAGTATCTGCACCAGTACTTGAACTTGCATATTCATCTTGGGCGACCGATGcagataaattatattttaaacaAGAATTTTATGGTGATATGTACAAACTAGCCAAGGACAGTCAAATCAAAACACTTGCTGATGTCTATAAGCTTGCAGGAGATATGAAATCTGCAACTCTCTCAGCTGTCAAaggaaatttgataaaaatactAAATAAGAAGCTGATTAACACCTCCCTTGTACATTCTGTGTTGCTTGAATTCTTAAGGAATTGCACCAAAGATGATAGAGATGAAATGATCACTATGGTCCGAAGTTTGATTGCAGAATTATCTCAGACAAAGGATGGTGCTAAGTCTGCAATGATTTGTTTGTGGCATGGTACAAAGAAAGACAGAAAACTTGCGATGAAGGCATTGAAAGATCAAGTCAAGAATGTGGCGACAAACGAGCATGGTCATATGGTGTTATTAGCTTTGTTTGACTGCATTGACGACACAGTTCTCGTGAAGAAAATGATATTGACAGAATTGCTGAATGATCTGACAGAAATTGCGTCAAATGAATATGGCAGATGCGTAATTCTATATCTTGTTGCTAGAAGGGattcacattattttcacCCGAAAGTAATCGAACAACTTAAAAAAGGTGATGCCAATGAAACTAGTAAAAAGCCACCAGAAATACGAGCAAAAGAGCTATTGGACGCAGTAATTGATAAGTTGTTAGAAACTGTTACTACAGAAGTATCGACATGGCTATCAAATAGTTCAATATCAATGGTTACGTTGGCAATATTGAAAGCAGGGGATGGAGAGAAGCTCAAAAATGCTCATGAAACTATTAGAGATTATATAACAGATCCAGAATCAGTAataatggaaaatgaaaaggaaCAGAAGGTAATTGAATCTTCTGGGCTTCACATGatgctgaaaaaattgatacagaATGATAAAATACTTATTGAAAACAAGAAGTCTACCTTCGGAGAGGTATTGATTGACAAATTGAACCCAGAAGTAATGAAACAATGGATTGAATTCAACAGAGGCTGTTTTCTACTCATAACATTGATAGAAAATAGTGGTGAGACCACAGCCAACATTGTATTAACTAAACTGAAACCTctacaaaaatctttaaaatctaaaaaaacaCCAGGAGCAtctatattattaaaaaaactcAAGTAA